The Athene noctua chromosome 15, bAthNoc1.hap1.1, whole genome shotgun sequence genome contains a region encoding:
- the CFAP70 gene encoding cilia- and flagella-associated protein 70 isoform X2 encodes MTSFESSPNGPNSLDDIAQKPVLLTVVEVLQKEKKQKEKTVPLGQAVVDLLPLLRGQCSFKVSAPLYAVPTSPLESLHPEAKGGLEVTVCTKEPLLSATQFANGNLLSVTLEAAYSIPEAFAATGPLQNYMACLHVPAAGEKEFPLLFTNGILKLDGEKEPLPRPKKWPLANIMAPGALSIPDSFIVGGPYEDEDGELNKREDREFRIQAENMKRIIWDTERRCYLDPATVAILQKRIVECRYWPVEVCRMSVASSSKGKTSKADKGDEDKQISFHGVAYVNMVPLLCPGVKQIRGAFRVFAYQDSEVFEKTKSQHSVFWDLRTQIGLTKEELWTSGISTPPSRAVPSKTQKEGKEKLTRDKDSNRRQYAEAGTFLMMEIKLDKALVPKRLREELTRRVKQMIPPRAPLPPRTAGAKKAVEDYHNRVTSIAVAILNEYHELFGKQLPDQGVIDHQTLEEQKRQLNFELNSSGKYFAFKEQLKYAVVKIVREKYLKTTAFESQEQLQAFLSELYVYLMDQMHIALNQLLSEEAASPVPLSRTTEEQLWLFAHEAEVNKDYKLASLYHQQRVAQDQHNIQYWLDYGAFCLLLEETTKAQECFQQALSLDPHHIQSLLLCGIVAVTLQHYEEAEIFFEDACCLEPSNIVAWTLSGLFYELQNNNIQAEMAFREAKKLLRAELAKERSIPEAAEGEGGKKHISAGCVRSPSPGPEESLPERVPGSSADKLPEVLELACVAPGEEATAPEAAPKALSPGSALGQPPCTIFMKAVEFLMKVNAIQFVHRALAHELLSLQGGPSCAYYLVLAQTSLLKEDLSKCEECLHEAVRIDCMNPNVWAQKGHLCYLKRDFGDAKECYERTISFLEDAADMHFVYLRLGSIYLEEKEYGRAKQTYLLACKNSASCLTWLGVGIACYRLEEMVEAEDALSEANALNNTNAEVWGYLALICLQGGRQLEAEQCYKYTLKLGLRNDALLREIRAAQQRSGSPAS; translated from the exons ATGACCAGCTTTGAGAGCAGCCCCAATGGGCCCAACTCCTTGGATGACATTGCACAAAAACCTGTGCTCT tgACAGTGGTAGAAGTGTTGCAAAAGGAGAAGAAGCAGAAGGAGAAGACCGTACCTCTTGGCCAAGCTGTGGTGGACCTTCTACCTCTGCTGCGAG gaCAGTGTTCATTTAAGGTCTCAGCTCCTTTGTATGCAGTACCTACCTCTCCATTAGAGAGCCTTCACCCGGAGGCCAAG GGTGGCCTTGAAGTGACAGTGTGCACTAAAGAGCCCCTGCTTTCTGCAACACAGTTTGCAAATGGTAACCTCCTGAGTGTCACGCTGGAGGCAGCTTATTCCATCCCCGAAGCATTTGCTGCCACTGGACCCCTACAAAACTACATGGCTTGCTTGCACGTACCAGCAGCTGGGGAG AAGGAATTCCCCTTGCTCTTCACGAATGGCATCCTGAAGCTTGATGGTGAAAAAGAGCCATTACCCCGGCCCAAAAAATGGCCCCTTGCTAACATCATGGCCCCTGGCGCTCTGAGCATACCCGACTCCTTCATTGTTGGTGGTCCCtatgaggatgaggatggagagCTCAACAAAAGAGAG GACAGGGAATTTAGGATCCAAGCAGAAAACATGAAGAGAATCATATGGGACACGGAAAGGCGTTGTTACCTGGATCCTGCTACAGTAGCCAT cctgcagaagcgCATCGTGGAGTGCCGGTACTGGCCCGTGGAGGTCTGCAGGATGTCTGTGGCCTCATCCAGCAAAGGGAAAACCAGCAAAGCTGACAAG GGAGATGAGGACAAGCAGATTTCCTTCCATGGCGTGGCATATGTCAACATGGTGCCTTTGCTGTGCCCTGGTGTGAAGCAGATCCGGGGCGCTTTTCGTGTCTTTGCCTACCAGGACAGCGAGGTGTTTGAGAag accaaAAGTCAGCACAGTGTTTTCTGGGATCTCAGGACGCAGATCGGTCTGACTAAGGAAGAGCTGTGGACCTCAGGGATCAGTACTCCTCCATCCAGAGCTGTTCCCAGCAAGACTCAGAAGGAAGGCAAAGAGAAACTCACCAGAGATAAGGATTCCAACAGAAGG CAATACGCTGAAGCAGGAACGTTCCTGATGATGGAGATAAAGCTGGACAAGGCCTTGGTACCGAAGCGATTACGAGAGGAGCTCACCAGACG GGTCAAACAGATGATTCCTCCTCGCGCTCCGCTGCCTCCCCGGACTGCAGGAGCCAAAAAG GCTGTGGAAGATTATCACAACCGTGTCACGAGCATTGCTGTTGCCATCCTAAATGAATACCATGAGCTCTTTGGGAAGCAGCTGCCTGACCAGGGAGTGATAGACCACCAAACCCTGGAGGAACAGAAGCGTCAGCTCAACTTTGAGCTCAACAGCTCtgggaaatattttgcttttaaagaacagCTAAAG TATGCTGTTGTGAAGATTGTGAGGGAGAAATACCTGAAGACCACGGCATTTGAGTCCCAGGAGCAGTTAcaggcatttctcagtgagcTCTATGTGTACCTCATGGACCAGATGCACATTGCCCTGAACCAG CTACTGTCTGAGGAAGCCGCTTCTCCTGTTCCTCTGTCCCGCACGACCGAGGAGCAGCTCTGGCTCTTTGCTCACGAAGCTGAAGTCAACAAGGACTACAAGCTGGCATCTCTCTACCACCAGCAG AGGGTAGCTCAGGACCAGCACAACATTCAGTACTGGCTGGACTATGGGGCGTTCTGCCTCCTGCTTGAGGAAACAACCAAAGCCCAGGAGTGCTTCCAGCAGGCTCTTTCTCTGGACCCCCATCACATCCAGAG CTTGCTGCTCTGTGGGATTGTGGCTGTCACGCTGCAGCACTATGAAGAGGCAGAGATTTTCTTTGAGGATGCCTGCTGCTTGGAGCCATCCAACATTGTAGCCTGGACGCTTTCAG GTTTGTTTTATGAGCTGCAGAATAATAATATTCAGGCGGAAATGGCCTTCCGTGAGGCCAAGAAGCTACTGCGAGCAGAGCTCGCCAAGGAGAGGAGCATCCCTgaggctgctgaaggagaaggagggaaaaagcACATTTCTGCTGGGTGTGTGAGGTCTCCCAGCCCAGGGCCAGAAGAGTCCTTGCCAG AGAGAGTTCCCGGCAGCTCAGCTGACAAACTGCCAGAGGTGCTGGAGCTGGCCTGTGTAGCACCCGGGGAAGAGGCTACTGCACCAGAGGCAGCCCCAAAAG CACTGTCCCCTGGTTCAGCCCTCGGCCAACCTCCCTGCACAATCTTCATGAAGGCAGTGGAATTCCTGATGAAAGTCAATGCTATCCAG TTTGTTCACAGGGCGCTTGCCCACGAGCTGCTGAGCCTTCAGGGAGGTCCCTCCTGTGCATACTACCTGGTGCTGGCCCAGACTTCCTTGCTGAAAGAAGATCTCTCCAAATGTGAAGAATGTCTCCACGAGGCTGTTAGGATTGACTGCATG AATCCAAATGTCTGGGCTCAGAAAGGGCACCTGTGCTACCTGAAGAGGGACTTTGGTGATGCAAAAGAGTGCTATGAGCGAACCATCAGTTTTCTGGAGGATGCTGCAGATATGCACTTCGTCTACCTGCGCCTGGGCTCCATCTACCTGGAAGAGAAAGAG TACGGCCGGGCGAAGCAGACCTACCTGCTTGCCTGCAAGAACTCTGCGTCCTGTCTCACCTGGCTGGGGGTGGGAATTGCCTGCTATAGG CTGGAAGAGATGGTGGAAGCAGAGGATGCTCTCTCTGAAGCCAATGCCCTAAATAACACCAACGCTGAAGTGTGGGGATATCTCGCCCTCATCTGCCTGCAA GGAGGACGGCAGCTGGAGGCTGAGCAGTGCTACAAGTACACCCTCAAG CTGGGCCTGAGGAACGACGCGTTGCTGCGGGAGATCCGCGCCGCCCAGCAGCGCTCCGGCAGCCCGGCCTCCTGA
- the CFAP70 gene encoding cilia- and flagella-associated protein 70 isoform X1, translating to MTSFESSPNGPNSLDDIAQKPVLLTVVEVLQKEKKQKEKTVPLGQAVVDLLPLLRGQCSFKVSAPLYAVPTSPLESLHPEAKGGLEVTVCTKEPLLSATQFANGNLLSVTLEAAYSIPEAFAATGPLQNYMACLHVPAAGEKEFPLLFTNGILKLDGEKEPLPRPKKWPLANIMAPGALSIPDSFIVGGPYEDEDGELNKREDREFRIQAENMKRIIWDTERRCYLDPATVAILQKRIVECRYWPVEVCRMSVASSSKGKTSKADKGDEDKQISFHGVAYVNMVPLLCPGVKQIRGAFRVFAYQDSEVFEKTKSQHSVFWDLRTQIGLTKEELWTSGISTPPSRAVPSKTQKEGKEKLTRDKDSNRRMSNAPKTQLSDVTVETENVTYLSLDGQQYAEAGTFLMMEIKLDKALVPKRLREELTRRVKQMIPPRAPLPPRTAGAKKAVEDYHNRVTSIAVAILNEYHELFGKQLPDQGVIDHQTLEEQKRQLNFELNSSGKYFAFKEQLKYAVVKIVREKYLKTTAFESQEQLQAFLSELYVYLMDQMHIALNQLLSEEAASPVPLSRTTEEQLWLFAHEAEVNKDYKLASLYHQQRVAQDQHNIQYWLDYGAFCLLLEETTKAQECFQQALSLDPHHIQSLLLCGIVAVTLQHYEEAEIFFEDACCLEPSNIVAWTLSGLFYELQNNNIQAEMAFREAKKLLRAELAKERSIPEAAEGEGGKKHISAGCVRSPSPGPEESLPERVPGSSADKLPEVLELACVAPGEEATAPEAAPKALSPGSALGQPPCTIFMKAVEFLMKVNAIQFVHRALAHELLSLQGGPSCAYYLVLAQTSLLKEDLSKCEECLHEAVRIDCMNPNVWAQKGHLCYLKRDFGDAKECYERTISFLEDAADMHFVYLRLGSIYLEEKEYGRAKQTYLLACKNSASCLTWLGVGIACYRLEEMVEAEDALSEANALNNTNAEVWGYLALICLQGGRQLEAEQCYKYTLKLGLRNDALLREIRAAQQRSGSPAS from the exons ATGACCAGCTTTGAGAGCAGCCCCAATGGGCCCAACTCCTTGGATGACATTGCACAAAAACCTGTGCTCT tgACAGTGGTAGAAGTGTTGCAAAAGGAGAAGAAGCAGAAGGAGAAGACCGTACCTCTTGGCCAAGCTGTGGTGGACCTTCTACCTCTGCTGCGAG gaCAGTGTTCATTTAAGGTCTCAGCTCCTTTGTATGCAGTACCTACCTCTCCATTAGAGAGCCTTCACCCGGAGGCCAAG GGTGGCCTTGAAGTGACAGTGTGCACTAAAGAGCCCCTGCTTTCTGCAACACAGTTTGCAAATGGTAACCTCCTGAGTGTCACGCTGGAGGCAGCTTATTCCATCCCCGAAGCATTTGCTGCCACTGGACCCCTACAAAACTACATGGCTTGCTTGCACGTACCAGCAGCTGGGGAG AAGGAATTCCCCTTGCTCTTCACGAATGGCATCCTGAAGCTTGATGGTGAAAAAGAGCCATTACCCCGGCCCAAAAAATGGCCCCTTGCTAACATCATGGCCCCTGGCGCTCTGAGCATACCCGACTCCTTCATTGTTGGTGGTCCCtatgaggatgaggatggagagCTCAACAAAAGAGAG GACAGGGAATTTAGGATCCAAGCAGAAAACATGAAGAGAATCATATGGGACACGGAAAGGCGTTGTTACCTGGATCCTGCTACAGTAGCCAT cctgcagaagcgCATCGTGGAGTGCCGGTACTGGCCCGTGGAGGTCTGCAGGATGTCTGTGGCCTCATCCAGCAAAGGGAAAACCAGCAAAGCTGACAAG GGAGATGAGGACAAGCAGATTTCCTTCCATGGCGTGGCATATGTCAACATGGTGCCTTTGCTGTGCCCTGGTGTGAAGCAGATCCGGGGCGCTTTTCGTGTCTTTGCCTACCAGGACAGCGAGGTGTTTGAGAag accaaAAGTCAGCACAGTGTTTTCTGGGATCTCAGGACGCAGATCGGTCTGACTAAGGAAGAGCTGTGGACCTCAGGGATCAGTACTCCTCCATCCAGAGCTGTTCCCAGCAAGACTCAGAAGGAAGGCAAAGAGAAACTCACCAGAGATAAGGATTCCAACAGAAGG ATGTCCAACGCGCCCAAAACCCAGTTGTCAGATGTCACTGTAGAAACTGAAAATGTCACATATCTCAGCCTTGATGGACAG CAATACGCTGAAGCAGGAACGTTCCTGATGATGGAGATAAAGCTGGACAAGGCCTTGGTACCGAAGCGATTACGAGAGGAGCTCACCAGACG GGTCAAACAGATGATTCCTCCTCGCGCTCCGCTGCCTCCCCGGACTGCAGGAGCCAAAAAG GCTGTGGAAGATTATCACAACCGTGTCACGAGCATTGCTGTTGCCATCCTAAATGAATACCATGAGCTCTTTGGGAAGCAGCTGCCTGACCAGGGAGTGATAGACCACCAAACCCTGGAGGAACAGAAGCGTCAGCTCAACTTTGAGCTCAACAGCTCtgggaaatattttgcttttaaagaacagCTAAAG TATGCTGTTGTGAAGATTGTGAGGGAGAAATACCTGAAGACCACGGCATTTGAGTCCCAGGAGCAGTTAcaggcatttctcagtgagcTCTATGTGTACCTCATGGACCAGATGCACATTGCCCTGAACCAG CTACTGTCTGAGGAAGCCGCTTCTCCTGTTCCTCTGTCCCGCACGACCGAGGAGCAGCTCTGGCTCTTTGCTCACGAAGCTGAAGTCAACAAGGACTACAAGCTGGCATCTCTCTACCACCAGCAG AGGGTAGCTCAGGACCAGCACAACATTCAGTACTGGCTGGACTATGGGGCGTTCTGCCTCCTGCTTGAGGAAACAACCAAAGCCCAGGAGTGCTTCCAGCAGGCTCTTTCTCTGGACCCCCATCACATCCAGAG CTTGCTGCTCTGTGGGATTGTGGCTGTCACGCTGCAGCACTATGAAGAGGCAGAGATTTTCTTTGAGGATGCCTGCTGCTTGGAGCCATCCAACATTGTAGCCTGGACGCTTTCAG GTTTGTTTTATGAGCTGCAGAATAATAATATTCAGGCGGAAATGGCCTTCCGTGAGGCCAAGAAGCTACTGCGAGCAGAGCTCGCCAAGGAGAGGAGCATCCCTgaggctgctgaaggagaaggagggaaaaagcACATTTCTGCTGGGTGTGTGAGGTCTCCCAGCCCAGGGCCAGAAGAGTCCTTGCCAG AGAGAGTTCCCGGCAGCTCAGCTGACAAACTGCCAGAGGTGCTGGAGCTGGCCTGTGTAGCACCCGGGGAAGAGGCTACTGCACCAGAGGCAGCCCCAAAAG CACTGTCCCCTGGTTCAGCCCTCGGCCAACCTCCCTGCACAATCTTCATGAAGGCAGTGGAATTCCTGATGAAAGTCAATGCTATCCAG TTTGTTCACAGGGCGCTTGCCCACGAGCTGCTGAGCCTTCAGGGAGGTCCCTCCTGTGCATACTACCTGGTGCTGGCCCAGACTTCCTTGCTGAAAGAAGATCTCTCCAAATGTGAAGAATGTCTCCACGAGGCTGTTAGGATTGACTGCATG AATCCAAATGTCTGGGCTCAGAAAGGGCACCTGTGCTACCTGAAGAGGGACTTTGGTGATGCAAAAGAGTGCTATGAGCGAACCATCAGTTTTCTGGAGGATGCTGCAGATATGCACTTCGTCTACCTGCGCCTGGGCTCCATCTACCTGGAAGAGAAAGAG TACGGCCGGGCGAAGCAGACCTACCTGCTTGCCTGCAAGAACTCTGCGTCCTGTCTCACCTGGCTGGGGGTGGGAATTGCCTGCTATAGG CTGGAAGAGATGGTGGAAGCAGAGGATGCTCTCTCTGAAGCCAATGCCCTAAATAACACCAACGCTGAAGTGTGGGGATATCTCGCCCTCATCTGCCTGCAA GGAGGACGGCAGCTGGAGGCTGAGCAGTGCTACAAGTACACCCTCAAG CTGGGCCTGAGGAACGACGCGTTGCTGCGGGAGATCCGCGCCGCCCAGCAGCGCTCCGGCAGCCCGGCCTCCTGA
- the MSS51 gene encoding putative protein MSS51 homolog, mitochondrial isoform X2 — MAGGRRRGGSGRRGGPQQRPVSHETAPVPSPLSPAAATAQRNAGAVPKTSHPKKTVEEPAARAPDVDSLGFQAMDSNVPGLSHVILQKLNMKTYEDYKSAMDGRKSGSDFGIRTYFDMFQKMEDTFKFCAECKKLPDALPDPKSLRRCKRCQNVYYCGVACQRANWPLHKKFCKKLKLVALDRLVEWLVFTGDIPFPTETWTKPAQDVKSWEDWFAMQGQLEEKLGAILAGRYMTLLWANAGKPRPEDGELRESIRRLVTDFHSRPLTIGLGLRLFGINPLAKALTVHVVGASHVETLNTRLTDYDELTRMFPGHRGMELVMVGVDVVNGPIMRPPLATPAPQGRVHLSSYKGLYHDFWESHVETKLAARPDLVVGFHPGEHGPAAPVCRHRRLVTGSSSPSPGSEQELKSSLQILVELEMHIMGYATNPFASLRPEQVYSSPNKAPVYCSSYYIALLGLAASAVPGAEELEEDDGWRGGEPSAAGAAGGIAPGLG, encoded by the exons atggcgggcgggaggcggcgcgggggcagcgggcggcgTGGGGGACCCCAGCAGCGCCCAGTGAGCCATGAAACAGCCCCCGTGCCCTCACCCCTCTCTCCTGCAGCCGCCACTGCCCAGCGAAATGCAGGTGCTGTCCCCAAAACCAGCCACCCCAAGAAGACCGTGGAAGAGCCAGCAGCAAGGGCACCCGATGTGGATTCGCTGGGCTTCCAGGCCATGGACTCCAACGTGCCAGGGCTGTCCCATGTCATCCTCCAGAAGCTCAACATGAAGACCTACGAGGACTACAA GTCTGCCATGGATGGGAGGAAGAGTGGCAGCGATTTTGGCATCCGGACTTACTTCGACATGTTTCAGAAGATGGAGGACACCTTCAAGTTTTGCGCTGAGTGCAAGAAGCTCCCCGATGCCCTCCCTGACCCCAAAAGCCTCCGGCGATGCAAGAG GTGCCAGAACGTGTACTATTGCGGCGTGGCGTGCCAGCGTGCCAACTGGCCACTGCACAAGAAGTTCTGCAAGAAGCTGAAGCTGGTAGCCCTGGATCGGCTGGTGGAGTGGCTCGTCTTCACAG gaGACATCCCCTTCCCCACGGAGACCTGGACAAAGCCTGCCCAGGATGTGAAGAGCTGGGAGGACTGGTTTGCCATGCAGGGacagctggaggagaagctggGTGCCATCCTGGCTGGGCGGTACATGACCCTTCTCTGGGCCAACGCTGGGAAGCCCCGGCCAGAGGACGGGGAGCTGCGTGAATCCATCCGGCGGCTGGTCACTGACTTCCACTCACGGCCACTCACCATCGGCTTGGGGCTGCGGCTTTTTGGCATCAACCCCCTCGCCAAGGCCCTCACCGTGCACGTGGTGGGGGCATCCCATGTCGAGACCCTCAACACCCGCCTGACGGACTACGATGAGCTGACGCGGATGTTCCCGGGGCACCGGGGCATGGAGCTTGTGATGGTGGGGGTGGACGTGGTCAACGGACCCATCATGAGGCCACCCCTGGCCACACCGGCACCCCAGGGAAGGGTCCATCTCAGCAGCTACAAGGGGCTCTACCATGACTTCTGGGAAAGCCACGTGGAGACCAAGCTGGCCGCCCGCCCTGACCTGGTTGTGGGCTTTCACCCGG GTGAGCATGGCCCTGCTGCCCCGGTGTGCCGGCACAGGCGGTTGGTAACAGGCTCGTCTTCCCCCTCTCCCGGCAGCGAGCAGGAGCTGAAGTCCTCCCTGCAGATCCTGGTGGAGCTCGAGATGCACATCATGGGCTATGCCACCAATCCCTTCGCCTCGCTCCGGCCCGAGCAGGTCTACTCAAGCCCCAACAAAGCACCTGTCTACTGCAGCTCCTACTACATCGCCCTGCTGGGGCTGGCGGCATCGGCTGTGCCGGGTGccgaggagctggaggaggatgatggctggcggggaggggagccCAGTGCTGCCGGTGCAGCTGGGGGCATCGCCCCGGGGCTCGGCTGA
- the MSS51 gene encoding putative protein MSS51 homolog, mitochondrial isoform X1, producing MAGGRRRGGSGRRGGPQQRPVSHETAPVPSPLSPAAATAQRNAGAVPKTSHPKKTVEEPAARAPDVDSLGFQAMDSNVPGLSHVILQKLNMKTYEDYKSAMDGRKSGSDFGIRTYFDMFQKMEDTFKFCAECKKLPDALPDPKSLRRCKRCQNVYYCGVACQRANWPLHKKFCKKLKLVALDRLVEWLVFTGDIPFPTETWTKPAQDVKSWEDWFAMQGQLEEKLGAILAGRYMTLLWANAGKPRPEDGELRESIRRLVTDFHSRPLTIGLGLRLFGINPLAKALTVHVVGASHVETLNTRLTDYDELTRMFPGHRGMELVMVGVDVVNGPIMRPPLATPAPQGRVHLSSYKGLYHDFWESHVETKLAARPDLVVGFHPGFHACPDLLAGWLPTLLLLRDYRLPVLFTVYSEQELKSSLQILVELEMHIMGYATNPFASLRPEQVYSSPNKAPVYCSSYYIALLGLAASAVPGAEELEEDDGWRGGEPSAAGAAGGIAPGLG from the exons atggcgggcgggaggcggcgcgggggcagcgggcggcgTGGGGGACCCCAGCAGCGCCCAGTGAGCCATGAAACAGCCCCCGTGCCCTCACCCCTCTCTCCTGCAGCCGCCACTGCCCAGCGAAATGCAGGTGCTGTCCCCAAAACCAGCCACCCCAAGAAGACCGTGGAAGAGCCAGCAGCAAGGGCACCCGATGTGGATTCGCTGGGCTTCCAGGCCATGGACTCCAACGTGCCAGGGCTGTCCCATGTCATCCTCCAGAAGCTCAACATGAAGACCTACGAGGACTACAA GTCTGCCATGGATGGGAGGAAGAGTGGCAGCGATTTTGGCATCCGGACTTACTTCGACATGTTTCAGAAGATGGAGGACACCTTCAAGTTTTGCGCTGAGTGCAAGAAGCTCCCCGATGCCCTCCCTGACCCCAAAAGCCTCCGGCGATGCAAGAG GTGCCAGAACGTGTACTATTGCGGCGTGGCGTGCCAGCGTGCCAACTGGCCACTGCACAAGAAGTTCTGCAAGAAGCTGAAGCTGGTAGCCCTGGATCGGCTGGTGGAGTGGCTCGTCTTCACAG gaGACATCCCCTTCCCCACGGAGACCTGGACAAAGCCTGCCCAGGATGTGAAGAGCTGGGAGGACTGGTTTGCCATGCAGGGacagctggaggagaagctggGTGCCATCCTGGCTGGGCGGTACATGACCCTTCTCTGGGCCAACGCTGGGAAGCCCCGGCCAGAGGACGGGGAGCTGCGTGAATCCATCCGGCGGCTGGTCACTGACTTCCACTCACGGCCACTCACCATCGGCTTGGGGCTGCGGCTTTTTGGCATCAACCCCCTCGCCAAGGCCCTCACCGTGCACGTGGTGGGGGCATCCCATGTCGAGACCCTCAACACCCGCCTGACGGACTACGATGAGCTGACGCGGATGTTCCCGGGGCACCGGGGCATGGAGCTTGTGATGGTGGGGGTGGACGTGGTCAACGGACCCATCATGAGGCCACCCCTGGCCACACCGGCACCCCAGGGAAGGGTCCATCTCAGCAGCTACAAGGGGCTCTACCATGACTTCTGGGAAAGCCACGTGGAGACCAAGCTGGCCGCCCGCCCTGACCTGGTTGTGGGCTTTCACCCGG GTTTCCATGCCTGTCCGGACCTGCTGGCAGGCTGgctgcccaccctgctgctgctgcgggacTATCGCCTGCCCGTCCTCTTCACCGTCTACAG CGAGCAGGAGCTGAAGTCCTCCCTGCAGATCCTGGTGGAGCTCGAGATGCACATCATGGGCTATGCCACCAATCCCTTCGCCTCGCTCCGGCCCGAGCAGGTCTACTCAAGCCCCAACAAAGCACCTGTCTACTGCAGCTCCTACTACATCGCCCTGCTGGGGCTGGCGGCATCGGCTGTGCCGGGTGccgaggagctggaggaggatgatggctggcggggaggggagccCAGTGCTGCCGGTGCAGCTGGGGGCATCGCCCCGGGGCTCGGCTGA
- the MSS51 gene encoding putative protein MSS51 homolog, mitochondrial isoform X3 — MDSNVPGLSHVILQKLNMKTYEDYKSAMDGRKSGSDFGIRTYFDMFQKMEDTFKFCAECKKLPDALPDPKSLRRCKRCQNVYYCGVACQRANWPLHKKFCKKLKLVALDRLVEWLVFTGDIPFPTETWTKPAQDVKSWEDWFAMQGQLEEKLGAILAGRYMTLLWANAGKPRPEDGELRESIRRLVTDFHSRPLTIGLGLRLFGINPLAKALTVHVVGASHVETLNTRLTDYDELTRMFPGHRGMELVMVGVDVVNGPIMRPPLATPAPQGRVHLSSYKGLYHDFWESHVETKLAARPDLVVGFHPGFHACPDLLAGWLPTLLLLRDYRLPVLFTVYSEQELKSSLQILVELEMHIMGYATNPFASLRPEQVYSSPNKAPVYCSSYYIALLGLAASAVPGAEELEEDDGWRGGEPSAAGAAGGIAPGLG, encoded by the exons ATGGACTCCAACGTGCCAGGGCTGTCCCATGTCATCCTCCAGAAGCTCAACATGAAGACCTACGAGGACTACAA GTCTGCCATGGATGGGAGGAAGAGTGGCAGCGATTTTGGCATCCGGACTTACTTCGACATGTTTCAGAAGATGGAGGACACCTTCAAGTTTTGCGCTGAGTGCAAGAAGCTCCCCGATGCCCTCCCTGACCCCAAAAGCCTCCGGCGATGCAAGAG GTGCCAGAACGTGTACTATTGCGGCGTGGCGTGCCAGCGTGCCAACTGGCCACTGCACAAGAAGTTCTGCAAGAAGCTGAAGCTGGTAGCCCTGGATCGGCTGGTGGAGTGGCTCGTCTTCACAG gaGACATCCCCTTCCCCACGGAGACCTGGACAAAGCCTGCCCAGGATGTGAAGAGCTGGGAGGACTGGTTTGCCATGCAGGGacagctggaggagaagctggGTGCCATCCTGGCTGGGCGGTACATGACCCTTCTCTGGGCCAACGCTGGGAAGCCCCGGCCAGAGGACGGGGAGCTGCGTGAATCCATCCGGCGGCTGGTCACTGACTTCCACTCACGGCCACTCACCATCGGCTTGGGGCTGCGGCTTTTTGGCATCAACCCCCTCGCCAAGGCCCTCACCGTGCACGTGGTGGGGGCATCCCATGTCGAGACCCTCAACACCCGCCTGACGGACTACGATGAGCTGACGCGGATGTTCCCGGGGCACCGGGGCATGGAGCTTGTGATGGTGGGGGTGGACGTGGTCAACGGACCCATCATGAGGCCACCCCTGGCCACACCGGCACCCCAGGGAAGGGTCCATCTCAGCAGCTACAAGGGGCTCTACCATGACTTCTGGGAAAGCCACGTGGAGACCAAGCTGGCCGCCCGCCCTGACCTGGTTGTGGGCTTTCACCCGG GTTTCCATGCCTGTCCGGACCTGCTGGCAGGCTGgctgcccaccctgctgctgctgcgggacTATCGCCTGCCCGTCCTCTTCACCGTCTACAG CGAGCAGGAGCTGAAGTCCTCCCTGCAGATCCTGGTGGAGCTCGAGATGCACATCATGGGCTATGCCACCAATCCCTTCGCCTCGCTCCGGCCCGAGCAGGTCTACTCAAGCCCCAACAAAGCACCTGTCTACTGCAGCTCCTACTACATCGCCCTGCTGGGGCTGGCGGCATCGGCTGTGCCGGGTGccgaggagctggaggaggatgatggctggcggggaggggagccCAGTGCTGCCGGTGCAGCTGGGGGCATCGCCCCGGGGCTCGGCTGA